CGCCCCGCGCACCGCGCTTATCCACAGATCAGGGCATGCGGGTGATCGTGACCACGCGGGGCGCGTCGGCGTCGAGCTCCTCGGCCGACCGCGTGACGTCGCAGCCGTCCATGCCGCGGCCGCCGACGGGGCGCTCGATCTCGATGTCCCACCACGTCTCGCGCAGGCCCTCGACCTTGCCGCGGCCCCACTCCATCACCACGACGGAGGCGTCGGCGTCGATGTCGAGGTCGTCGAGCTCCATCGCATCTCCCACGCGGTACGCGTCGGCGTGCACGAGCGGCGCGCCGCCGACGAGCGACGGGTGGGTGCGGGCGATGACGAACGTCGGGCTCTGGATCGGCCCGCGCACGCCCAGCCCGGCCGCGATCCCGCGCGTGAGGGTCGTCTTGCCGGCGCCGAGCGGGCCGGTGAGCACGAGGAGGTCGCCGGCGACGAGGCCGCGCCCGATCCGCTCGCCCAGCGCCTCCATGTCGGCGGCCGAGGCGATGTCGTGCCGCCCCAGCAGCTCATCGGGGATCATCTGTCCCACCTCCGACGGACTCGATTGGGTTCGCTTCGCTCACTCCGTTCGACCCGTCTCCGCTCCGCGGCTTCGCCGCTCCGGTCGACGAGCCCGAGACCCCGCGGCTCGTCGACGGAGCGAAGCGAGCGGAGACGGGTTGAGCGAGCGAAGCGAGTCGAAACCACCCCTACACCTCCGTCCGCACGACGCGGTTGCCGATGCGCGTGACGATCTCGTAGTTGATCGTGTCGGCGGCGGCCGCCCACTCCTCCACGGCGGGTGCCCCGGTCGCGGGATCGCCGAACAGCACCACCTCGTCGCCCACCGCGACGGGCGCGTCGCCCACGTCGACGACGAACTGGTCCATCGCGATCCGTCCGGCCACCGTGAAGCGTCGGCCTCCGATCGTCACCGGCCCGCGCCCCGACGCCTGCCGCGGGATGCCGTCGGCGTAGCCCAGGGGCACGAGCGCGAACGTGGTCTCGCGCTCCGCGCGGTGCAGGTAGCCGTACGAGGCGCCGTGGCCGGCGGCGACGCGCCGCACGGCGGCGACCCGCGTGCGCAGCGTCATCGCCGGGGTCAGCCGCAGGCCGGCGGAGGTGAGGTCGTGCAGGGGCGAGAGCCCGTAGAGCCCGATCCCCACGCGGACGGCGTCGAAGCGGGTCTCGGGCAGCGTGATCGCCGCGGCGGTCGCGGCGAGATGGCGGATCACCGGGCGCACGCCGCGCGCGGCGGCGCGGGCGATGCCGTGCTCGAACACCCGCACCTGCGCGCGGTCGTCGTCGGGCGAGGTGCCGCTGAGGTGGCTGAACAGGCCCTCCACGCGGATCGCGCCGCGCGCCTGGAGGTCGGCGGCGAGGTCGAACAGCGCCTCCCACTCGTCCGGCGCGGCGCCGTTGCGCCCCAGCCCGGTCTCGAGCTTGAGGTGCACGCCGACCTCGCGCCCCGCGGCCGCGACCCGCTGCAGCTGCGCGACGCTCGAGACGCCGAGCTCCACGCCGGCCGCCGCCGCGCGCGCGAAGTCCGCGTCGGGCCCGTGCAGCCAGGCGATGACCGGCGCGTCGATCCCCGCGCCGCGCAGCTCGTGCGCCTCGGCCAGGTCGGCGACGCCGAGCCGCGTCGCCCCGCCCGCGAGCGCCGCGCGGGCGGCCGTGACCGCCCCGTGCCCGTAGCCGTCGGCCTTGACCACCGCGATGAACTCGCGCGTGTGCGCCAGCCGCCGCAGCTCGCGGGTGTTGCGCTCGATCGCGCCGGCGTCGATCACCGCCTCGCGCAGCTCACTCATCGGCGGACTCCGTCGGTTCCGATGCAGGGAGCCGCTCGCCACCGGCTTCCCGCGTCGATGCGTCGTCGCCCTCGAGCACCGCGTACGCCACGGCGAGGCCGCCGTCGTGCGACAGCGACAGGTGCGTGCGCGTGATGCCGCGCGCGGCGAGGGTGGCTGCCGTGGCGCCCGTGAGCACGTAGGCGGGCGCGCGGCGCTCGCCCAGACGCGGCACCTCGATCTCCTGCCAGCTGACGCCGTCGGATCCGCCCAGCGCCTTGATCAGCGCCTCCTTGGCGGCGTAGCGGGCGGCGAGCGAGCGCAGCGGCAGCTCGCGCTCGTGCGCGCTGAACAGCCGCTCGGCCAGGCGCGGCGACCCCTCGATCTGCTTCTGGAAGCGATCGATGTCGACCACGTCCACGCCGATCCCGATGATCACGCGCGGGCCCCGCTCACTCGACCGTGACGGACTTCGCGAGGTTGCGGGGCTGATCCACGTCGAGGCCCTTGGCGTTGGCCAGGCCCATGGCGAAGATGTGCAGCGGCACGACCGCGAGGATCGGCTCGAAGATCGGGCCGGCCAGCGGGATGCGCAGCACCTCGTCAGCGAAAGGCAGCACGGCCACGTCGCCCTCCTCGGCGATCGCGATCACGCGGGCGCCGCGGGCGCGGATCTCCTCGATGTTCGAGACGACCTTGGCGTGCAGCGTCGCGGCGCCGCGGGGCGAGGGCACCATGACGAAGACCGGCTGGCCGGGCTCGATGAGGGCGATCGGGCCGTGCTTGAGCTCGCCGGCGGCGAAGCCCTCGGCGTGGATGTACGACAGCTCCTTGAGCTTGAGCGCGCCCTCGAGCGCGATCGGGAAGCCCACGTGGCGGCCGAGGAACAGCACCGAGCGGGTGTCGGCCATCCAGTGCGCGAGCTGCTCAATGTGCTCCTGCTCGTTCTCGAGGATCCAGCGGATCTTCTCGGGCAGGGCCTCGAGCTCGTGGATGCTGCGCGCCGCCTCGGCCGGCGAGACGGTGCCCCGAATGCGGCCCACGTGCAGCGCCAGCAGGTACAGCGCGGTGATCTGGGCGACGAAGGCCTT
This genomic interval from Microbacterium sediminis contains the following:
- the alr gene encoding alanine racemase yields the protein MSELREAVIDAGAIERNTRELRRLAHTREFIAVVKADGYGHGAVTAARAALAGGATRLGVADLAEAHELRGAGIDAPVIAWLHGPDADFARAAAAGVELGVSSVAQLQRVAAAGREVGVHLKLETGLGRNGAAPDEWEALFDLAADLQARGAIRVEGLFSHLSGTSPDDDRAQVRVFEHGIARAAARGVRPVIRHLAATAAAITLPETRFDAVRVGIGLYGLSPLHDLTSAGLRLTPAMTLRTRVAAVRRVAAGHGASYGYLHRAERETTFALVPLGYADGIPRQASGRGPVTIGGRRFTVAGRIAMDQFVVDVGDAPVAVGDEVVLFGDPATGAPAVEEWAAAADTINYEIVTRIGNRVVRTEV
- a CDS encoding holo-ACP synthase; translation: MIIGIGVDVVDIDRFQKQIEGSPRLAERLFSAHERELPLRSLAARYAAKEALIKALGGSDGVSWQEIEVPRLGERRAPAYVLTGATAATLAARGITRTHLSLSHDGGLAVAYAVLEGDDASTREAGGERLPASEPTESADE
- the tsaE gene encoding tRNA (adenosine(37)-N6)-threonylcarbamoyltransferase complex ATPase subunit type 1 TsaE — protein: MIPDELLGRHDIASAADMEALGERIGRGLVAGDLLVLTGPLGAGKTTLTRGIAAGLGVRGPIQSPTFVIARTHPSLVGGAPLVHADAYRVGDAMELDDLDIDADASVVVMEWGRGKVEGLRETWWDIEIERPVGGRGMDGCDVTRSAEELDADAPRVVTITRMP